Proteins encoded together in one Pseudomonas sp. Seg1 window:
- a CDS encoding PLP-dependent aminotransferase family protein produces MDRFDLPDKRWRIVKDWIIRQIDSGEWAADAKLPSIRTLARMFETSITTVQRALADLEADAYVSTKPRIGYFVSASGQAKPASGFDFSSVTVNVNHAVVAMLSEAASRTTASLNSAVLHSDLTPNVLLNKCLSVLAGKADNSLTGLVAPPGLPALRRRIAGLMLTRGVVCGPDDILVTSGDTIALELALEAVAPRGATVAIETPTYYGILQTIERLGMRALPIRTHGKLGLDVDHLEEALKLKKVSVIFLNPTLQNPRGFIMPDETRARLSHMAREADVPIIEDDIFFDLVPETERPRAIKSYDTSGQTIYCSSFSKTIAPGYRVGWCLAGKYRNAILAQMFSRNLAVSSLAQNVLNEFIGRGYMDEHCARLRSQLSSLASFVEGLVRTDFPAGTVYVPPRGGFIHWIEMPAHTDMPALQAFATERGCHVAGSGIFFADGHATTGVRICLGTALTPGVIEILKVIAECAHLAGRPSPVRQPLIEQQEEPAVS; encoded by the coding sequence ATGGACAGGTTTGATTTACCGGACAAGCGCTGGCGGATAGTCAAGGACTGGATTATTCGTCAGATCGACAGTGGTGAGTGGGCAGCCGATGCAAAACTGCCCTCGATCCGCACCCTGGCGAGAATGTTTGAAACCAGCATCACCACCGTGCAACGCGCGTTGGCGGATCTGGAAGCCGATGCTTATGTGTCGACCAAACCCCGCATCGGCTATTTCGTTTCAGCGTCCGGACAGGCAAAACCCGCCAGCGGTTTCGATTTTTCCAGTGTCACCGTCAACGTCAATCATGCGGTGGTGGCGATGCTCTCCGAAGCGGCTTCACGCACCACCGCCTCGTTGAACTCAGCCGTTTTGCACAGCGATCTCACGCCCAATGTGCTGCTCAACAAATGCCTTTCAGTACTGGCCGGCAAGGCTGACAACTCGCTGACTGGCCTGGTCGCGCCACCCGGCCTGCCGGCACTGCGACGGCGTATTGCCGGGCTGATGCTGACGCGCGGCGTGGTCTGCGGGCCGGACGATATTCTGGTGACCTCGGGCGACACGATTGCCCTGGAACTGGCCCTCGAAGCCGTCGCACCGCGAGGCGCTACGGTCGCCATCGAAACCCCGACCTATTACGGCATCCTGCAGACCATCGAACGTCTGGGCATGCGCGCCCTGCCGATCCGCACCCACGGCAAACTGGGCCTCGACGTCGATCACCTCGAAGAAGCGCTGAAACTGAAAAAGGTCTCGGTGATCTTTCTCAACCCGACCCTGCAGAATCCCCGTGGTTTCATCATGCCCGATGAAACCCGCGCCCGACTTTCACACATGGCCCGCGAAGCGGACGTGCCGATTATCGAGGACGACATCTTCTTCGATCTGGTGCCGGAAACAGAGCGCCCGCGCGCCATCAAAAGCTACGACACCAGCGGGCAGACGATTTACTGCTCGTCGTTCTCCAAGACCATCGCCCCCGGTTATCGCGTCGGCTGGTGTCTGGCCGGCAAGTACCGCAACGCGATTCTGGCGCAAATGTTTTCGCGCAATCTGGCGGTGTCCAGCCTTGCGCAAAATGTCCTCAACGAATTTATCGGGCGCGGTTACATGGACGAGCACTGCGCCAGGCTCAGGTCGCAACTGTCATCGCTGGCAAGTTTTGTCGAGGGGCTGGTGCGCACGGACTTCCCTGCGGGAACCGTGTACGTGCCACCGCGTGGAGGTTTTATTCACTGGATCGAAATGCCCGCACACACCGACATGCCGGCTCTGCAAGCGTTCGCCACCGAACGCGGTTGCCATGTCGCCGGCAGCGGAATTTTCTTCGCCGACGGACATGCAACTACGGGCGTGCGCATCTGCCTGGGTACAGCACTGACCCCAGGCGTGATCGAGATTCTGAAGGTGATTGCCGAGTGCGCGCACCTCGCCGGGCGACCGTCGCCTGTGCGGCAGCCACTGATTGAGCAACAGGAAGAACCGGCGGTTTCCTGA
- a CDS encoding PDDEXK nuclease domain-containing protein, with protein sequence MSKLEPADTQDPKIDSLLGELGELIRQSRQKVLRVVDTIQVQTCWQIGRHIVEFEQEGARRAGYGKQLLPTLAKELTSQFGKGFDASNLRYMRLFYQAFPIRDALRHELSWTHYRRLLRVESAKARQWYMDECATLNWSSRVLDRQINTMYYERLLMSRDKAGVVEEATTNIAAMHCNPREFIRDPVILEFLGLPSPGKVNESGLEQALIDHLQSFLLELGKGFSFVARQQRISAGGWDLYIDLVFYNYLLKCFVIIDLKRGQLSAGDVGQMDMYVRMYDELKRSEGDRPTVGIILCAQDNEAVARYSILKGNEQLFASSYKTVLPSVEELRAELQKEQALIEERLLSESTE encoded by the coding sequence ATGAGCAAGCTTGAACCTGCTGACACGCAAGATCCGAAAATCGATTCACTGTTGGGTGAACTGGGCGAGCTGATTCGCCAGTCACGGCAAAAAGTGCTGCGTGTGGTCGATACGATTCAGGTTCAGACCTGTTGGCAGATTGGCCGGCATATCGTGGAGTTTGAACAGGAAGGCGCCCGGCGGGCGGGGTATGGCAAGCAGTTGCTGCCGACACTGGCAAAAGAACTGACGTCCCAATTCGGAAAAGGTTTTGATGCCTCGAACCTCCGGTACATGCGGCTGTTTTATCAAGCATTTCCAATTCGTGACGCACTGCGTCACGAATTGAGCTGGACCCACTATCGCCGGCTCCTGCGGGTCGAAAGTGCCAAGGCCCGCCAGTGGTATATGGACGAATGCGCCACCCTCAACTGGTCGAGCCGCGTCCTCGACCGCCAGATCAATACGATGTACTACGAGCGCCTGCTGATGAGTCGGGACAAGGCGGGCGTGGTCGAGGAAGCCACAACCAACATTGCAGCGATGCACTGCAATCCGCGAGAGTTCATCCGCGACCCGGTGATCCTCGAGTTTCTCGGCTTGCCCTCCCCGGGCAAGGTCAATGAATCAGGGCTTGAACAAGCGCTCATCGATCACCTGCAAAGTTTTCTGCTTGAACTGGGCAAAGGCTTTTCCTTTGTGGCCCGACAACAACGCATCAGCGCAGGCGGTTGGGATCTGTACATCGATCTGGTGTTTTACAACTACCTGCTCAAATGCTTCGTGATCATTGATCTCAAACGCGGCCAGCTCAGTGCCGGTGATGTCGGGCAGATGGACATGTACGTGCGCATGTACGACGAACTCAAGCGCAGTGAAGGCGACCGTCCCACCGTCGGGATCATTTTATGTGCGCAGGACAACGAGGCGGTCGCACGCTACTCAATACTCAAAGGCAATGAACAACTGTTCGCCAGCAGCTACAAAACGGTGCTGCCAAGTGTCGAAGAACTACGAGCGGAGCTGCAAAAAGAACAGGCGTTGATCGAGGAACGCTTACTCAGCGAATCCACTGAGTAA